From the genome of Ptychodera flava strain L36383 chromosome 20, AS_Pfla_20210202, whole genome shotgun sequence, one region includes:
- the LOC139120485 gene encoding galactosylceramide sulfotransferase-like, which translates to MKTTLSTVLRTIERHRFSVFIICLLLTLSSLYVNNPTRTKQMYDNFRGYVKFNSRASNVFTADDPTPTVPTSCRPVTRFVFIKPGKTGGSTVSTLLHRFGMKNELVTAIQPEGRVIKVDKENHHLGIVYYNCSDFPGYDYICSHVKKYDRLALERVVPNAKYFTIVRSPYTHLKSWFYFKMRKMNLSMSPDPFALYLNEMKENVMVNMKLKGETNSFCHRFDLDIHANETSSLEALHRLNKELDLVMIMEYFDESLVLLKKAMCWDFEDIIYHPCKVHAEYQPPTTDEMRDIITQLSHADIRLYDYFNKTFWRRVDNYDGDFKADLSKFRSMQDAARARCERNQRNDFCFKLHSDVREFKQLLYKKQLKWMC; encoded by the exons ATGAAAACTACGTTGTCGACAG TTCTTCGCACCATCGAGAGACATCGATTTTCCGTTTTCATCATTTGTTTGCTGCTAACGTTATCAAGTCTGTACGTTAACAATCCCACAAGGACTAAGCAGATGTATGACAACTTCAG GGGTTACGTGAAGTTCAATAGTCGAGCTTCTAACGTATTCACTGCTGACGACCCAACACCTACAGTGCCTACATCCTGCAGACCGGTGACCagatttgttttcataaaaccaGGGAAGACAGGCGGAAGTACAGTGTCCACGTTGTTACACCGCTTTGGTATGAAGAATGAACTAGTAACCGCCATCCAACCGGAAGGCCGTGTAATAAAAGTGGATAAAGAGAATCATCATCTCGGAATCGTGTACTATAACTGTAGCGATTTTCCAGGATACGATTATATTTGTTCGCACGTTAAAAAATATGACCGCCTTGCACTTGAGCGAGTCGTTCCGAATGCTAAGTATTTCACAATTGTCCGATCACCATACACGCACCTTAAATCTTGGttttactttaaaatgagaaaaatgaacCTCAGTATGTCGCCAGATCCGTTTGCGCTGTACCTAAATGAAATGAAGGAGAACGTCATGGTGAATATGAAACTCAAAGGGGAAACAAATTCCTTCTGCCACCGCTTTGATCTTGATATTCACGCTAACGAGACATCTTCACTTGAAGCGTTACACAGACTTAACAAAGAGCTCGATCTTGTTATGATTATGGAATATTTTGACGAGTCtcttgttttactcaaaaaggCAATGTGTTGGGACTTTGAGGACATAATCTACCACCCTTGCAAAGTGCACGCCGAGTATCAGCCCCCGACGACCGATGAAATGCGAGATATAATAACGCAATTGTCACATGCAGATATACGCCTCTACGATTATTTCAACAAGACTTTCTGGCGAAGAGTTGACAACTATGACGGTGACTTTAAAGCCGATCTATCGAAATTTCGGTCGATGCAGGATGCTGCTAGGGCGAGATGCGAACGAAATCAAAGGAATGACTTCTGTTTCAAATTGCACTCAGACGTTCGTGAATTTAAACAGTTATTGTACAAAAAACAACTGAAGTGGATGTGTTGA